The Glycine soja cultivar W05 chromosome 15, ASM419377v2, whole genome shotgun sequence region ttagctttttttatatattactgTAAAAAGAAAAGTGTCAAGTGTGtaattgttttatgtgttcaatatAATCAGTATTTGAaatttacacagttcaatatAAAAAGATGCTTTTATTTGAAGGCTTAAGTAACTTTTTGTCTTATAAAGTAggtttttttggtctttgtaattttttttctgtcctgattcttatataaattttttgttttattttaatctttatttctattaaaaaatgacATGACTAATAGAGATTGGAAAACAAATATGatgttttataaataacaaacactaaaataaaaaatattttaatataaatatgaaaatgctTACAAGTTTATAAAGactgaaataataaaatcaataagatcaaaaataatattaaggataaattgaaaaaaaatcagagatcaaaccaaaaaataaataaaaaataggagaaCAAAAAATCTTTTGTTGAGTGTCTAATTCAATTCCTTTAACTATACtaacacaaataaaatttaGCAAACAAGTCAAATTGCTTTTAGAAACTACATATTTGACTAAATAAACTCAATCCTTTTGccttcaaggaaaaaaaaatgcttagatTGTCAGACTTGTTTATCatttaactatatatttaaGAACTTATCGTACCTGAAATTTAAAGATGCAAATCTATCGACCTATTCAGATGCATACATATATCGATATCCTCTTACATTGTCTTCATAGATATTAGAAAGTCCAAATTACATAAGAAACATAAGAATGTGAGTAGTAACAGATACTCACCAACAGTTTGCAATTCGAAAACCCTATACGCATGAATggcttataaaaaaacaaagatctTCAGATTCATCATTTGATTATAACCATGGTCCATATTTACAAGACAGTGCACATCCGGCAAAACTTCCTAGTCACGTGACATCGtacccaaaataaaatattaacataataaCGTAGCAAATTTACGTTGGGCAAGGGACATctcttaaaaatgaaataaaacaatttcaaatcaaAAGGAAAATCATTGACTACTAATGTTTACAAACTTTGATCATATTTCCCGGTGAAGGTTGTGGTTGTAGTTGTACTTGCAGCATATGACATGGTATTGCTGTGGCTGTCTGAGGCAGAGGATGCATTGTAGGAAGATGAAACCTTGGTATCAATATCACCACCTTTTTCTCCTCTGATTTTAAGATTCATAAAATCTGAAATAAAGCTTGGCTTTGTTATCTTACTTTCATCAATATCGTTTTCTCCAGTGAGCATCTTCACCACAGATGACATGGTTGGCCGGAGCTTCGACGTGTCCTGAGTGCAAAGAAGTCCAATTTTCAGAAACTTACATGCCTCCTCGACATCGAAATGGCCGTCTAGTGACATGTCTACCAGCCCTACCAATTCTCTTTTCTGATAAAGTTCCCATGTCTGAAAGGACAGAAGAAGATTAAATAAGAGCTGGTCCAAAAATCTCATAATATGAGTACTGTTGTGCAATGAAATGCTCAAGTGTTTACTCAGTTCCATGGTTCATAATGAaagtaaaattagttatttttcctttcaaccgGAGTGCCTaacaaataatagaaaattaaaaattgaatgctACAACtgctaataaaagaaatataaactaaCTTCCACTAAGCATGAATCTACAGAGAATCAATCAAGTGTTAAAAGAGTAAAGAAAATGTATAACAAAAACGAATAAGAATAGATCAGTAGTTTTTATTTGCATGTTTCTTTTTCCATTAGTGCAGTATCAAAACTGTTAGAGTACAAGTGTGAtgtgaagtcccacatcgggtagaagtggaaaagttgaacaccatataagtgaggagaagacccatgaacctgagccttaaggttttgggttagagtgtgATGTCAGGTTTCCTTATGTGGTGGCTCATGGTCCACAGGTGTACCTCTCGAATCtccccaacaattggtatcagaacCGAAGGTTCGACTTGGTGACCGATTCAGACAAGTAAGATGGCGGCGGTGCAAGTACCACAGGTGGCCAGAATGGCTATACTCGTGGATGATAATGACTTCTCCTGGTGTCAGGTTTCCTTATGTGGTGGCTCGTGGTCCACAAGTGTCAATCTATAACTTTGTCAAGTGAAGAAAATCCATTTTTAGATTTCGAATGATATAATGCACAATTCAGAAGTGGCTTCAAATTTATTGATCAATGCTTGCAAATTGCAATCATTCTGTTGTTTAAAGATTAAAGCACAATTTTCTGTGCATATAATCAAACATATATACGCAGGAAACcaagtataatattttaatttgactgGTGATAAGTAATTAAATGCACCAAAACTAGGTTTGTTAAAGGCACAATATACAGTTGTATGGTTAACTATTTTTACAGCAGAAggcaagaaagaagaaagaaaaggaaatgtgTCACTGGGAATGACAACACAAATATTAGACTTCAACTATTCCACATTTATTTTCCATACAACTTGAACTAGAAGCATAGGATGGGCTATGTTATCGCAATCTTTGCAGTGAAAGTAACTTAATGTATTATACCTTAAGATTTTTGCTTATTAATAGGGAGATGAACACAAGAAACTAATTTATTTCCCCCCtcatactatttatttattaacagtGAAAGGTACGGCAATACAACTAGGAACATACCAAAGACATACCGTTTCTAAAAGATATTGCTCTCCTATTGGTAATCGTGTATTTGTGTGACATCTTCCACTAACTATCTCCACAAGGAGGACACCAAAGCTGTAAATATCTGCTTTGCGTGTCAGCTGCCCTCTTATTGCATACTCTGGAGCCAAATAACCTCTGAAATAAAGCATGCAACATTAAATTCCTAATATAAACAATTGGTAAGAAAAGGGATATAATAGCATAACCAACAAAAGCGAAGCTTTCCACTTTCTCGTGTAAGAACTAAGAAGCGAAAGTGATGAATGAATAGActtgaaataatataatatgtacaatAACATCCTGATCAAAATATCCATGTTTCCATTAACAAACAAGTGCAGTTTAGCATCATTTTTATTCTGTTAGTACTGCTTCCCAATGCCAGACACAAGGTGGAGGCAAATCAGTTCAAACAAAATTTGCTAGGCCCAGGATAGTTCACACAAGTCAGAGAGGCAACTGGACTACAATGAGCTGTCCTCTTATCATTATCTAGGTTGTTAGCTGTAGAGAGAATGTATGGGTCTGCAGGTTGCTACAAAGGGGACATAGCATGTGACGGAGTATTTGAAATTTGCTTAGGTTAGGCCTCAAAAGAAGACTCATCTTCTGCAAGGAAGAGAATTGCTCCTGCAATTTTGTTAACCAATGTCGGTATATTTCAATAATAGAATCCCTGATCTCTATCAAGGACTGTCAATGATATCAATTGTGGTTGATGATGAATTTACAACCAGCAGGATTTCATGTCTGTTGCATTTAATGGACTACAAATCCTTGTACAGCACTGGCTCAACCAAAGAAATCACTTATgtcaggattaaaaaaaatgacagataATATAAAGtaatatgaatataaatttcAAACTCATCAATTGACACCAAAAtgaattgatataaaatatggaATAAAATCAATACAGTCAATTATATTCTAATATATTCAGTATCATGGTATATAATTCTGACCATTTAACATATTACAGTAGCATTGAGATCCATGTAAAACATGGAGATTATTAGTTTAGAACTGGGATATTGTAGGGATCAGTCTTACTTTTGGGAAGGCTACCCTGCTTGTTTAaggaaaagtaaaacaaaagctTCCAATTTATTTACAGActgtaaattaaaatacttacaTTGTTCCCACCACACGTGTGCTGACATGAGTCATGTATGATGGAATAAGCTTTGCAAGACCAAAATCTGAAATTTTGGGTGTAAGGTTTTTGTCAAGGAGAATATTGCTTGCTTTTATATCTCTGTGAACAATATGTGGTCTTACTTCTTCATGAAGATAAGCAAGCCCACGTGCAATCCCAATGCAAATCCTAGATCGTGTTTTCCAATCAAAAATGATATTACTGTGACCTGAACCTGCAAGTGAAGacaaaataactaattaaaaaagaattactgtaaggaaattaaattaaaataacaactcCATATTTTCTAAATGATACAATAGATGTCCTGTTCTCAAATTTTCCCAGAAAAATTAACccacaaaattataatgcatTTACCCAGAAGGGTTTGTTCAAGGCTATTGTTCTCAAGATAATTGTAGACCAAAATCCGTTGATTCCCTTCCACACAACAACCATATAGCTGAACCAAATTTTCATGCTCTATTTCTGAGATCATATTAATCTCTGTCACAAATTCCTTTACCCCTTGACTTGATTCTGCTGAAAGTACTTTTATGGCAGCTACTTTCCCGTCTTTTAGCAATCCCTGATCATCCACCATAATATTGTTAAGGTTTCACTGAtaaggaaaggaagaaaaagataacGATCAAGTCAATTGATACGATGATGCCAGAAAAAAATACTTGGAAGTTATTTAGTTACCTTATAAACTGAACCAAATCCACCCTCCCCAATTTTATTGGCTGGACTGAAATTGTCAGAGGCAACTTTTAGTTCTTTGTAGGTATATATCCTTACATTTTGAATACCTGAGAGTACTGTTCACAAACATATTCGGTCTAATTCAAGCAATGTAAGCAGatttttcatgaattttatcattatataaTAGGTATCTTAATTAAACAACcatattcttaaaaattaatcaaaaattGTTAAGTTACCTTCATCAATATCTGGATCATGTTTTGCCACAAATCGTGCTTTCTTACCAAATGAGAATGGGAAACAAGTCATGACTGGAGGATGAAGTATTCGAACACGGCCTATAATGTCAAATGGAATAAGTGTCTTCAAATTAAACCAGTTCCAAGGTCACCTGGATGAACCATATAAAACTGTCAATGGCTGGAAGAATAATAAACCGGAAGGCTCATATAAAGAACACCGAAGCCATAATGCAACAACTTCAGGTCCTACAATGCAAGAGCAGACAAACTACATTCatagtattttaatttctacATCAGATGAGACATAAATAAAAGTAATGGCTGATATCATACtcaaacattttttaacatattccaATGATATCAACAATGGTTTCTGTTAAACTAAACTACAATGCACGGATATCAGCATCATATTGCAGGTTAAGTAGTACAAATTTCACTTATTAAACAAATATGTTTGTATAAGGAAATATGAGTATATTTGATAGTTCCCAAAGTCATAT contains the following coding sequences:
- the LOC114388749 gene encoding cold-responsive protein kinase 1-like, with amino-acid sequence MTCFPFSFGKKARFVAKHDPDIDEVLSGIQNVRIYTYKELKVASDNFSPANKIGEGGFGSVYKGLLKDGKVAAIKVLSAESSQGVKEFVTEINMISEIEHENLVQLYGCCVEGNQRILVYNYLENNSLEQTLLGSGHSNIIFDWKTRSRICIGIARGLAYLHEEVRPHIVHRDIKASNILLDKNLTPKISDFGLAKLIPSYMTHVSTRVVGTIGYLAPEYAIRGQLTRKADIYSFGVLLVEIVSGRCHTNTRLPIGEQYLLETTWELYQKRELVGLVDMSLDGHFDVEEACKFLKIGLLCTQDTSKLRPTMSSVVKMLTGENDIDESKITKPSFISDFMNLKIRGEKGGDIDTKVSSSYNASSASDSHSNTMSYAASTTTTTTFTGKYDQSL